The following are encoded in a window of Magnolia sinica isolate HGM2019 chromosome 11, MsV1, whole genome shotgun sequence genomic DNA:
- the LOC131218492 gene encoding uncharacterized protein LOC131218492 produces the protein MGKKKMKKRRWKESAEASGEQSQPPRKRGRPRKIVVEKTETQEESEQEDSNKKKKSSSSSSREEKQKGVESSAAASDAAVKEKEEVGEEKPKEELRKSSTRRKSQPRKST, from the coding sequence ATGGGTaagaaaaagatgaagaagagaaGATGGAAAGAATCGGCAGAAGCAAGCGGTGAGCAATCACAGCCCCCAAGGAAACGAGGCCGACCGCGGAAAATTGTTGTTGAGAAGACTGAAACCCAAGAAGAAAGTGAACAAGAGGATtccaataagaaaaagaaaagcagcagcagcagcagcagggagGAGAAGCAAAAAGGAGTAGAATCGTCAGCTGCTGCTTCTGATGCTGCTGTGAAGGAGAAAGAGGAAGTAGGAGAAGAAAAGCCAAAGGAAGAACTCCGGAAAAGCAGTACAAGGAGAAAAAGCCAACCTCGTAAGAGCACCTAA